From a region of the Sinorhizobium sp. B11 genome:
- the uraH gene encoding hydroxyisourate hydrolase gives MTGLTTHVLDTALGKPAQGLRIDLFHIEGELRHLIKTVETNADGRVDGGPILIGESFRAGTYELLFHAGDYLRANGTPLPHPAFLDLVPIRFGVADTSAHYHVPLLISPYGYSTYRGS, from the coding sequence TGACCGGACTGACCACCCATGTTCTCGACACGGCTCTCGGCAAACCGGCCCAAGGGCTGCGAATCGATCTCTTTCACATCGAGGGGGAGCTTCGCCACCTTATCAAGACGGTGGAGACCAATGCCGATGGCCGCGTCGATGGTGGGCCGATCCTGATCGGCGAGAGCTTTCGTGCCGGTACCTACGAACTGCTCTTTCACGCCGGAGATTATCTCAGGGCAAACGGGACGCCTCTGCCGCATCCGGCCTTCCTCGATCTCGTGCCGATCCGCTTCGGCGTTGCCGACACCTCGGCGCATTATCATGTGCCGCTGCTGATCTCGCCCTATGGCTATTCCACCTATCGCGGGAGCTGA
- a CDS encoding urate hydroxylase PuuD, protein MYEYAIAWEWLAFAARWFHVVTAIAWIGSSFYFIALDLGLVKRPHLPAGVHGEEWQVHGGGFYHIQKYLVAPAEMPEHLTWFKYESYFTWLSGFLMLCIVYYGGADLFLIDRHVLDISKPVAILISLASLGFGWIVYDLLCKSPLGKNTWGLMAVLYVVLVFMGWGYTQVFTGRAAFLHLGAFTATIMSANVFMIIIPNQKIVVADLIAGRTPDAKYGYMAKQRSLHNNYLTLPVIFFMLSNHYPLAFGTAFNWVIAALVFLMGVTIRHWFNTTHARKGRPTWTWIVTVVLFILIMWLSTAPKILTGEDQSGSVAPAFQQFAGDPHFPAVKQLIGTRCSMCHAAEPVYEGIARPPKGVILENDAEIAAHAREIYIQAGRSHAMPPGNVTDITPDERKLLVAWFESAVEGKQE, encoded by the coding sequence ATGTATGAATATGCAATAGCCTGGGAGTGGCTGGCCTTTGCGGCGCGCTGGTTCCACGTCGTTACCGCGATCGCCTGGATCGGATCGTCCTTCTATTTTATCGCGCTCGACCTCGGCCTGGTGAAGCGCCCGCATCTGCCAGCCGGAGTTCACGGCGAGGAATGGCAGGTCCATGGCGGCGGCTTCTATCACATCCAGAAATATCTGGTGGCACCGGCCGAGATGCCGGAACACCTGACCTGGTTCAAATATGAAAGCTATTTCACCTGGCTCTCAGGCTTCCTGATGCTCTGCATCGTCTATTACGGCGGCGCCGACCTCTTCCTCATCGATCGCCATGTGCTGGATATTTCCAAGCCGGTCGCCATCCTGATCTCGCTCGCATCGCTCGGCTTCGGCTGGATCGTCTACGACCTGCTCTGCAAGTCGCCGCTCGGAAAGAACACCTGGGGCCTGATGGCGGTGCTCTATGTCGTGCTGGTCTTCATGGGCTGGGGCTATACGCAGGTCTTCACCGGCCGTGCCGCCTTCCTGCATCTCGGCGCCTTCACCGCCACGATCATGTCGGCCAACGTCTTCATGATCATCATTCCCAACCAGAAGATCGTCGTGGCCGACCTGATCGCAGGCCGCACGCCGGATGCCAAATATGGCTATATGGCCAAGCAGCGCTCGCTGCATAACAACTACCTGACGCTGCCTGTCATCTTCTTCATGCTGTCGAACCACTATCCGCTGGCCTTCGGCACCGCCTTCAACTGGGTGATCGCCGCACTGGTCTTCCTGATGGGGGTCACGATACGCCACTGGTTCAACACCACCCATGCCCGCAAGGGACGACCGACCTGGACCTGGATCGTCACCGTCGTGCTCTTCATCCTCATCATGTGGTTGTCGACTGCACCGAAGATCCTGACCGGCGAGGATCAGAGCGGATCCGTGGCACCCGCCTTCCAGCAATTTGCCGGCGATCCACATTTTCCCGCCGTCAAACAGCTGATCGGCACGCGCTGTTCCATGTGTCATGCGGCAGAGCCGGTCTATGAAGGTATCGCCCGGCCGCCGAAGGGCGTAATCTTGGAAAATGACGCAGAAATCGCTGCGCACGCCCGGGAAATCTATATACAGGCGGGCCGCAGCCATGCCATGCCGCCGGGGAACGTGACCGACATTACACCGGATGAGCGCAAGCTGCTCGTCGCCTGGTTCGAAAGCGCAGTCGAAGGCAAACAAGAATGA
- a CDS encoding alpha-hydroxy-acid oxidizing protein, with protein sequence MTKPLTIADLKKMAQRRVPKMFFDYADSGAWTESTYAANEADFRDIKLRQRVLVDITNRTLETTMIGQKVSMPVALAPTGMTGMQHADGEMLAARAAEEFGVPFTLSTMSICSIEDVASVTTKPFWFQLYVMRDRGFVLDLINRAKAAKCSALVLTADLQIIGQRHKDLRNGLSAPPKLTPKHIWQMATRPYWCMEMMKTKRRSFGNIVGHAKGLADLPSITTFANEQFDPQLSWRDVAWIKEQWGGPLIIKGILDVEDARHAAETGADAIIVSNHGGRQLDGAPSSISMLPKIVDAVADRVEVHIDGGIRSGQDVLKAVALGARGTYIGRPFLYGLGAMGKDGVTRALEIIRKEMDITMALCGKRDIRDIDSSIIAGRQ encoded by the coding sequence ATGACCAAGCCGCTGACCATCGCCGATCTCAAGAAAATGGCTCAGCGCCGCGTTCCGAAGATGTTCTTCGACTACGCGGATTCCGGCGCCTGGACGGAATCGACCTACGCCGCCAACGAAGCCGATTTTCGCGATATCAAACTGCGCCAGCGCGTGCTTGTCGACATCACCAACCGCACGCTCGAAACCACGATGATCGGCCAGAAGGTGTCGATGCCGGTGGCCCTTGCCCCGACGGGCATGACCGGCATGCAGCACGCCGATGGCGAGATGCTGGCGGCGCGCGCGGCGGAAGAATTCGGCGTGCCCTTCACGCTCTCGACCATGAGCATTTGCTCCATCGAGGATGTCGCCTCCGTCACGACGAAGCCCTTCTGGTTTCAGCTCTATGTCATGCGCGACAGAGGCTTCGTGCTCGATCTCATCAACCGCGCCAAGGCCGCCAAATGCTCTGCGTTGGTGCTGACCGCCGACCTGCAGATTATCGGCCAGCGCCACAAGGACCTGCGCAACGGCCTCTCGGCACCGCCGAAACTCACGCCGAAACATATCTGGCAGATGGCGACGCGCCCCTACTGGTGCATGGAGATGATGAAGACGAAGCGCCGCAGCTTCGGCAACATCGTCGGCCACGCCAAAGGCCTCGCCGATCTTCCCTCGATCACGACTTTCGCGAATGAACAATTCGACCCGCAGCTATCGTGGAGAGATGTCGCCTGGATCAAGGAACAGTGGGGCGGCCCGCTGATCATCAAGGGTATCCTCGATGTCGAGGATGCCAGGCACGCAGCCGAAACCGGCGCCGATGCCATTATCGTCTCCAATCACGGCGGCCGTCAGCTCGATGGCGCCCCCTCTTCGATCAGCATGCTGCCGAAGATCGTCGATGCCGTCGCCGACCGCGTCGAAGTGCATATCGATGGTGGTATCCGCTCCGGTCAGGATGTGCTGAAGGCCGTGGCACTCGGCGCGCGTGGCACCTATATCGGCCGCCCCTTCCTCTATGGCCTCGGTGCCATGGGCAAGGACGGCGTTACGCGGGCACTCGAGATCATCCGCAAGGAGATGGACATCACCATGGCGCTCTGCGGCAAACGCGACATCAGGGATATCGATTCCTCGATCATTGCCGGCCGGCAGTAA
- a CDS encoding metallophosphatase family protein has product MRFAAIADIHGNYLALEAVLSDIAAQGITGIVNLGDCFSGPLEAGRVADRLLSLSIPTVRGNHDRYLIEQQPEEMHISDAAAYVQLGAAHLDWLRSLPVDLIYRDEVYLCHATPEDDNLYWLDTAVADGSVVLRPQAEIEALAEGIKSPLILCGHTHIPRMAALSDGRLVVNPGSVGGPAYDDDKPYPHKVETGHAMASYAVLEKLASGWTAHFRNIGYDNMAMSALAMANGRPEWAVALATGRMP; this is encoded by the coding sequence ATGCGCTTTGCTGCGATCGCCGATATCCATGGCAACTATCTGGCACTGGAAGCCGTGCTTTCCGACATCGCGGCGCAGGGGATTACTGGCATCGTCAATCTCGGCGATTGTTTCAGCGGTCCGCTGGAGGCGGGCAGGGTGGCGGATCGGCTGCTGTCACTTTCCATTCCGACCGTGCGCGGCAACCACGACCGCTATCTGATCGAGCAGCAGCCGGAAGAAATGCATATTTCGGATGCCGCCGCCTATGTGCAGCTTGGCGCGGCACATCTCGACTGGCTGCGATCGCTGCCGGTCGACCTGATCTACAGGGACGAGGTCTATCTCTGCCACGCGACCCCTGAGGACGACAATCTCTACTGGCTGGATACGGCCGTTGCCGATGGCAGCGTGGTGCTGCGGCCGCAGGCGGAGATCGAGGCGCTGGCGGAAGGCATCAAAAGCCCGTTGATCCTCTGTGGCCACACGCATATTCCGCGCATGGCAGCACTTTCCGACGGTCGTCTGGTGGTCAATCCCGGCAGTGTCGGCGGCCCGGCCTATGACGATGACAAGCCTTATCCGCACAAGGTCGAAACCGGACATGCAATGGCGAGTTACGCGGTGCTGGAAAAATTAGCCAGTGGATGGACGGCGCATTTCCGCAATATCGGCTATGACAACATGGCCATGTCGGCGCTGGCAATGGCCAATGGTCGCCCGGAATGGGCCGTGGCACTCGCGACGGGCCGGATGCCGTAA
- the guaD gene encoding guanine deaminase, producing the protein MTMTLLRGRLLSFRRAPLSLADSESYFYETDGGLLIENGIIAAIGAYADVKTKAPAEVAEIDHRPHLIMPGLIDMHLHFPQMQVIASYAANLLEWLNTYTFPEECRFVESAHAEKIATHFYDELIRHGTTTAVAYCSVHKTSADAFFAEAMRRNMRMVGGKVMMDRNAPQGLLDTPEMGYDETRQVIADWHGRGRNHVAITPRFAITSTPEQMEATAALAREFPDLHIQTHLSENHDEIKFTCELYPDAADYTDIYARYGLLGPKSLFGHAIHLSDREADAMSEAGAVAVHCPTSNLFLGSGLFPLKALARREKPVRIGVATDIGGGSSYSMLRTMDEAYKIQQLLGERLNPLDSYYYMTLGNAEALSLADRIGTLEPGTDADLVVLNAAATPAMALKMDVVKTLSEELFLLQTMGDDRAVAETYVAGVALKSGL; encoded by the coding sequence ATGACCATGACACTCCTGCGCGGGCGCCTGCTCTCCTTCCGCCGCGCTCCGCTCAGCCTCGCCGATAGCGAGAGCTATTTCTACGAGACAGACGGTGGTCTGTTGATCGAGAATGGCATCATCGCTGCTATCGGCGCCTATGCTGACGTCAAGACCAAGGCGCCTGCCGAGGTCGCCGAAATCGATCACCGTCCGCATCTGATCATGCCCGGCCTCATCGACATGCACCTTCATTTCCCGCAGATGCAGGTCATTGCTTCCTATGCCGCAAACCTTCTGGAATGGCTGAATACCTACACATTCCCCGAGGAATGCCGCTTCGTCGAAAGCGCCCATGCCGAGAAGATTGCCACGCATTTCTACGACGAACTGATCCGTCACGGCACGACCACGGCCGTCGCCTATTGCTCTGTCCACAAGACCTCGGCAGATGCCTTTTTTGCGGAAGCCATGCGCCGAAACATGCGCATGGTCGGCGGCAAGGTGATGATGGACCGCAATGCGCCGCAAGGCCTGCTCGATACGCCCGAAATGGGCTACGACGAGACGCGGCAGGTGATCGCCGACTGGCACGGCAGGGGCCGCAACCACGTTGCCATCACGCCGCGCTTCGCAATCACCTCGACGCCGGAGCAGATGGAGGCGACGGCAGCGCTTGCCCGCGAGTTCCCCGATCTGCACATCCAGACGCATCTGTCGGAAAACCACGACGAGATCAAGTTCACATGCGAACTCTATCCTGATGCGGCCGACTACACCGATATCTATGCCCGCTATGGCCTGCTCGGACCGAAGAGCCTCTTCGGCCACGCCATCCATCTTTCAGACCGTGAGGCCGATGCCATGAGCGAGGCCGGAGCGGTCGCCGTCCATTGCCCGACCTCCAACCTTTTCCTCGGCTCCGGCCTCTTCCCGCTGAAGGCGCTCGCCCGCCGCGAGAAGCCCGTTCGCATCGGCGTTGCCACCGATATCGGCGGTGGTTCCAGCTATTCCATGCTGCGGACCATGGACGAAGCCTATAAGATCCAGCAGCTTCTCGGCGAACGGCTGAACCCGCTCGACAGCTACTATTACATGACCCTCGGCAATGCCGAGGCGCTATCTCTGGCCGACAGGATCGGCACGCTGGAGCCGGGCACGGACGCCGACCTGGTCGTTCTCAACGCGGCCGCAACACCGGCCATGGCCCTGAAAATGGATGTCGTAAAGACGCTTTCGGAGGAACTGTTCCTGCTGCAGACCATGGGTGACGACCGCGCCGTTGCGGAAACTTATGTCGCGGGCGTCGCGCTGAAAAGCGGGCTCTAG
- a CDS encoding LysR substrate-binding domain-containing protein — MKLSKQFPLNALRVFEAVARLGSFTRAGDELGMTQTAVSYQIKLLEENIGEPLFLRRPRQIELTEAGEHLAPRVSDAFNILIEAMASMRKTTEETLTIHSTATFAQQWLSRYIGSFQLQYPNIAVRLVTSGNIVDFQKEAADVAIRWGRGDWPGLISHRLMKLDYSPMLSPKLAAEMGGIHEPADLLKLFLISAGDSWWAEWFAAAGVKDADLSRYPKSEFGTQILDASIAIAGGGVAMLNPGHFQDDVAAGRLYQPFELTGNDGRDYWLAYPENRRNVPKIRNFRKWLLEKFNVEQA, encoded by the coding sequence ATGAAACTGTCGAAGCAGTTCCCGCTGAATGCGCTGCGCGTCTTCGAAGCCGTGGCCCGGCTCGGCAGCTTCACCAGGGCCGGGGATGAACTCGGCATGACGCAGACGGCCGTCAGCTACCAGATCAAGCTTCTGGAAGAGAATATCGGTGAGCCCCTCTTTCTGCGCCGCCCGCGTCAGATCGAGCTGACCGAAGCAGGCGAACACCTGGCGCCGAGAGTTTCGGATGCATTCAACATCCTGATCGAAGCCATGGCCTCGATGCGCAAGACGACGGAGGAAACGCTGACGATCCATTCGACGGCGACTTTCGCCCAGCAATGGCTGTCGCGCTATATCGGTTCCTTCCAGCTTCAATACCCCAATATTGCCGTCAGGCTGGTCACCTCGGGCAACATCGTCGATTTCCAGAAAGAGGCCGCAGATGTAGCGATCCGCTGGGGTCGCGGCGACTGGCCGGGGCTCATCAGCCACCGGCTGATGAAGCTCGACTATTCCCCCATGCTGAGCCCCAAGCTCGCTGCCGAAATGGGCGGCATCCACGAGCCCGCAGATCTCCTGAAACTGTTCCTGATCAGCGCCGGCGATTCCTGGTGGGCGGAATGGTTCGCGGCCGCCGGCGTCAAGGATGCCGATCTCTCCCGCTATCCGAAAAGCGAATTCGGCACCCAGATCCTCGATGCCAGCATCGCGATCGCCGGCGGCGGTGTCGCCATGCTCAATCCCGGCCATTTCCAGGACGATGTCGCGGCCGGCAGGCTTTACCAGCCCTTCGAACTGACCGGCAATGACGGACGCGACTATTGGCTCGCCTATCCCGAAAACAGGCGAAACGTTCCGAAAATCAGGAATTTCCGGAAATGGCTGCTCGAGAAATTCAACGTCGAGCAAGCCTGA
- a CDS encoding winged helix-turn-helix domain-containing protein — MEDQRYAFGRFMLDPASGILRRDGQPVPLGQRAIALLTALLNADGRPVGKDALIEAGWPGLMVEEGNLSVQIAHLRKALGQRPDGQEWIVTLPRLGYRLFRSQTPTSDIGDDIFPSLAILPFENLSGDPEQQYFADGVVDDVITALSRFRSFAVIARNTSFVYRGMGDVRKIAGELGVKYVLEGSLRKSGNRLRIYARLVDAAANMQLWAQSFDGDLEDVFEFQDRITESVAIGIEPHVQRAELEHARRERPGSISVYDICLQVLPKILAETSRQNAEAHALLTEALEREPDNARILALASYTLEHRRTMGWPPFGPDDAEKCVALARRGIELAKGDATIMATCGMSLIQVGREYDWGLAIMQAAVDLNPNSLSVVVRAGIAHVHCGDLDRGQQYLTRAHRLSPLDPYAHITFCGLADIEMIRGNYEQSLLWASRSLALNPNFDPTVWILITDNMNLGRVEEAKRFLQHLLRIAPDSTLASIAAGQATKIPERRALVLEGLRSAGLPEA; from the coding sequence ATGGAAGACCAGCGATATGCTTTTGGCCGTTTCATGCTCGACCCCGCCAGCGGCATTCTGCGGCGGGACGGCCAGCCAGTCCCGCTTGGCCAGCGCGCAATCGCTCTGCTCACAGCGCTGCTGAATGCAGACGGCAGACCGGTCGGAAAGGATGCCTTGATCGAAGCGGGCTGGCCGGGACTGATGGTCGAGGAAGGCAATCTTTCCGTACAGATCGCGCATCTGCGCAAGGCGCTCGGGCAGCGACCCGACGGGCAGGAATGGATCGTCACGCTGCCACGCCTCGGCTATCGCCTCTTCAGGAGCCAGACGCCGACCTCTGATATCGGCGACGACATATTCCCGTCTCTCGCGATACTGCCTTTCGAAAACCTCAGCGGCGACCCCGAGCAGCAATATTTTGCCGATGGCGTCGTCGACGATGTCATCACCGCACTCAGCCGCTTCAGGTCCTTTGCGGTCATTGCCCGCAATACCAGCTTCGTCTATCGCGGCATGGGTGACGTCAGAAAGATCGCCGGAGAACTCGGCGTCAAATATGTGCTGGAAGGAAGCCTGCGCAAATCCGGCAACAGATTACGCATCTATGCCCGGCTGGTGGATGCCGCCGCCAATATGCAGCTCTGGGCGCAAAGCTTTGACGGCGACCTCGAAGATGTCTTCGAGTTTCAGGACCGCATTACCGAATCCGTCGCCATAGGAATCGAGCCCCATGTCCAGCGCGCCGAACTGGAACACGCACGCCGGGAACGGCCCGGCAGCATCTCCGTCTATGATATCTGCCTGCAGGTCCTGCCGAAAATTCTTGCCGAAACCTCCAGACAGAATGCAGAAGCCCATGCTCTGTTGACCGAGGCGCTCGAACGCGAGCCGGATAATGCCCGCATTCTGGCACTCGCCTCCTATACGCTCGAACACCGCAGAACGATGGGCTGGCCGCCCTTTGGGCCCGACGATGCGGAGAAATGTGTCGCGCTCGCACGCCGGGGCATCGAACTGGCGAAAGGCGACGCCACGATCATGGCCACCTGCGGCATGTCGCTCATTCAGGTCGGGCGCGAATATGATTGGGGTCTGGCAATCATGCAGGCCGCCGTCGATCTCAATCCCAACAGCCTGAGCGTTGTCGTAAGAGCCGGAATTGCCCACGTTCATTGCGGCGATCTTGATCGGGGGCAGCAATATCTCACGCGTGCCCACCGCCTGAGCCCGCTTGATCCCTACGCTCACATCACCTTCTGCGGCCTCGCCGATATTGAGATGATCCGCGGCAATTATGAGCAATCGCTTCTGTGGGCATCGCGTTCACTGGCGTTGAACCCGAATTTCGATCCGACGGTCTGGATCCTGATCACCGACAATATGAACCTCGGTCGTGTCGAAGAGGCCAAGCGCTTCCTGCAACATCTGTTGCGCATCGCGCCTGACAGCACGCTGGCAAGCATCGCAGCCGGGCAGGCGACCAAAATTCCCGAACGCCGGGCCCTTGTCCTGGAGGGACTACGCAGCGCCGGCCTGCCGGAGGCTTAG